Proteins encoded by one window of Streptomyces sp. LX-29:
- a CDS encoding N-6 DNA methylase translates to MTAAGIARLAGVGRAAVSNWRRRHADFPKPVGGTETSPTFALDAIEHWLRAQGKLAEVPLRERVWQLLAGHPAGAATALRHAGAVLLLVRHRPAAWGELKAADDAQLAQWLPTALAPVLSARLGDRHPVRVPGPAELAADAALVRGAAELAAELGPREAFEFLLGRHLDANPRQYTLTPPGPAALMAALAGVGADSGRGDVTVLDPASGTGGLLAAVGGARTVCAQESAPELAAVTALRLALGSDARVRVRDADSLRADAFSGLAADAVVCHPPFNERNWGHDELAYDARWEYGFPARTESELAWVQHALAHLRDEGAAVLLMPPAAAARRSGRRIRADLLRRGALRAVIALPAGAAPPYGIPLHLWVLRRPGAGRPAAPHLLLVDAAEAPGGGSGAGAGAGAGGRDRLDWPALQSTVLAAWRAFDRDGGPDRRDGGEGLPGVCRAVPVIELLDDDVDLTPARHLPPPAAGAGSAELAAVRDRLAATLARTAELTPQAPAADPDATATASGAGGGRWPMTTVGELARAGALVLRTGGAGQLGAAGGAGPAVLTEQDVLSGTGPSGTLPGGAAGATGVGGAAGSGGEEPVLTAPGDVVVPVLGGGSVARVVDEATAGAALGRNLALLRPDPTALDPWFVAGYLRGSANQRQASSYASTATRLDVRRLHLPRLPLAEQRHYGERYRTLAAFEEALRLAGRLGERLVQGLYDGLADGTVGVE, encoded by the coding sequence GTGACCGCCGCCGGGATCGCCCGGCTCGCCGGGGTGGGCCGCGCCGCCGTCAGCAACTGGCGCCGTCGCCACGCCGACTTCCCCAAGCCGGTCGGCGGCACCGAGACCAGCCCCACCTTCGCCCTCGACGCCATCGAGCACTGGCTGCGCGCCCAGGGCAAGCTGGCCGAGGTGCCGCTGCGGGAGCGGGTCTGGCAGCTGCTCGCCGGCCACCCCGCCGGCGCCGCCACCGCGCTCCGCCACGCCGGGGCGGTGCTGCTGCTGGTCCGGCACCGGCCCGCCGCCTGGGGCGAGCTCAAGGCCGCCGACGACGCCCAGCTCGCGCAGTGGCTGCCCACCGCGCTCGCCCCCGTGCTCAGCGCCCGGCTCGGCGACCGGCACCCGGTGCGCGTCCCCGGCCCCGCCGAGCTCGCCGCCGACGCCGCCCTGGTGCGCGGCGCCGCCGAACTCGCCGCGGAACTGGGCCCGCGCGAGGCGTTCGAGTTCCTGCTCGGCCGCCATCTGGACGCCAACCCCCGGCAGTACACGCTCACCCCGCCCGGCCCGGCCGCCCTGATGGCCGCGCTGGCCGGCGTCGGCGCGGACTCCGGGCGTGGCGATGTCACCGTGCTCGACCCGGCCTCCGGAACGGGTGGGCTGCTGGCGGCGGTCGGCGGCGCGCGGACCGTCTGCGCGCAGGAGTCGGCCCCCGAGCTCGCCGCCGTCACCGCGCTGCGGCTGGCCCTCGGCTCCGACGCCCGGGTGCGGGTGCGCGACGCCGACAGCCTGCGCGCCGACGCCTTCTCCGGGCTCGCCGCCGACGCGGTGGTCTGCCACCCCCCGTTCAACGAGCGCAACTGGGGCCACGACGAGCTCGCCTACGACGCCCGCTGGGAGTACGGATTCCCGGCCCGCACCGAGTCCGAGCTGGCCTGGGTGCAGCACGCGCTGGCCCATCTGCGCGACGAGGGGGCCGCGGTGCTGCTGATGCCCCCGGCCGCCGCCGCCCGCCGCTCCGGCCGCCGCATCCGCGCCGACCTGCTGCGCCGGGGGGCGCTGCGGGCCGTGATCGCGCTGCCCGCGGGCGCGGCCCCGCCGTACGGCATCCCGCTGCATCTGTGGGTGCTGCGCCGCCCCGGCGCGGGCCGGCCCGCCGCCCCGCACCTGCTGCTGGTGGACGCGGCCGAGGCGCCGGGCGGCGGCTCGGGCGCGGGGGCCGGCGCGGGCGCCGGCGGCCGGGACCGCCTCGACTGGCCGGCCCTCCAGTCCACCGTGCTCGCGGCCTGGCGGGCCTTCGACCGGGACGGGGGGCCCGATCGGCGCGACGGCGGCGAGGGGCTGCCGGGGGTGTGCCGCGCCGTGCCGGTCATCGAACTCCTCGACGACGACGTCGACCTGACGCCGGCCCGCCACCTCCCGCCGCCGGCAGCCGGCGCCGGAAGCGCCGAGTTGGCCGCCGTGCGCGACCGCCTGGCCGCCACCCTGGCCCGCACCGCCGAGCTGACCCCGCAGGCCCCCGCCGCCGACCCGGACGCGACCGCGACGGCATCGGGCGCGGGCGGCGGCCGGTGGCCCATGACGACGGTCGGCGAACTGGCCCGCGCGGGCGCGCTGGTGCTGCGCACCGGCGGTGCGGGACAGCTCGGGGCGGCGGGCGGCGCGGGGCCCGCCGTCCTCACCGAGCAGGACGTGCTCTCCGGAACGGGACCCTCCGGAACCCTGCCGGGCGGCGCGGCGGGCGCGACCGGGGTCGGCGGCGCGGCCGGATCCGGCGGTGAGGAACCGGTGCTGACCGCTCCCGGCGACGTCGTCGTGCCGGTCCTGGGCGGCGGATCCGTCGCCCGTGTCGTCGACGAGGCCACCGCCGGAGCCGCCCTCGGCCGCAACCTCGCCCTGCTGCGGCCCGATCCGACCGCCCTGGACCCCTGGTTCGTCGCCGGCTACCTGCGCGGCAGCGCCAACCAGCGGCAGGCCAGCAGCTACGCCTCGACCGCCACCCGGCTCGATGTGCGCCGGCTGCACCTGCCCCGGCTGCCCCTGGCCGAGCAGCGGCACTACGGCGAGCGCTATCGCACCCTCGCCGCCTTCGAGGAGGCCCTGCGGCTGGCCGGGCGGCTGGGCGAGCGGCTGGTGCAGGGGCTGTACGACGGACTCGCGGACGGAACCGTCGGGGTGGAGTGA
- a CDS encoding S8 family serine peptidase: MASAAAVALAAGMTSAPASAQERGAAARGGSEQGSRGAEKTWITLITGDRVAVDAAGQPVALERGKGREHIPVQIQRVNGHVYAVPLDAQRLIGSGRVDQRLFDLTTLSKPEYRERMSSGLRLVVMYRGERPAARAALREAGNAEVRRTFPRLNADAVSTTHQDAGAVWDALTSEAKGAPFRNAASGVAAVWLDGIRKANLDKSVPQIGAPEAWKAGFDGKGTKIAVLDTGVDQTHPDLAGQEIAEKNFSQAADAKDRVGHGTHVASIAAGTGAKSKGKYKGVAPGAKILDGKVLDDGGSGGDSEILAGMEWAAAEKADVVNLSLGGPDSPGDDPLEAAVNKLSASTGTLFVISAGNEGPGAGSVGSPGSADAALTVGAVDKKDKLADFSSIGPRVGDGALKPDVTAPGVDIGAAAAPGSLIAEEGDPVAPGYVSISGTSMAAPHAAGGAAILAQQHPDWTGAQIKAALAGSTVPGKGYTAFQEGSGRIDLRKATKQSVIAKEVSLSFGKQLWPHTDDKPVTKQLTYRNLGGTPVTLDLAVTAAAPNGKPAPDGFFSLDKKQLTIAPGAEASVAVTSDTRLGGTVDGAYSAVVTATGGGQSVRTAAAVEREVESYDVTLKHLGRDGKPAKVFGSYLDGVGGLGTEVFQYVDDTTTPRDGKLRLPKGRYVLSGSIHDRAADGADWINQPRLDVTKNVTVTLDARKAKPIKITPPDKKATSEFASINMTVSGKGFSTGFGWWLNDYKGFRTAHQGPALGRDELSQHIGQTLRRGATEYHLAFGGPTTKVATGFVRKVKAGDLAKVTAKLGASVSGRWGYLTPFPHLGGEGGGSAVAFERKLPSTATLYLTATGGVKWAFNFEQIARSDDETRFETSYGTEPLAFKAGRAYTKNFNVGVFGPALGKEFGVFRKGDTLTPMIPLFADGQGNPGGSLFDIARTTLRRDGKVIGTNGDPLTGEKTFTVPSGQGSYKLSTSVHRSKVAKVSTKITADWTFSSQKVSAKTRLPISVVRFTPALAVDSTAKAGATVKVPVAVHGAAAGKNLKSLTVYVSYDDGKSWKKLAVNGGKVTVKNPKAGKSVSFKAVAADKKGNTVTQAIHRAYLTK; encoded by the coding sequence GTGGCGAGTGCCGCGGCGGTGGCGCTGGCAGCCGGGATGACCTCCGCGCCGGCGTCGGCCCAGGAACGGGGGGCGGCCGCGCGGGGCGGTTCCGAGCAGGGATCGCGCGGCGCGGAGAAGACGTGGATCACTCTGATCACGGGTGACCGGGTGGCGGTGGACGCCGCCGGGCAGCCGGTGGCGCTGGAGCGGGGTAAGGGGCGCGAGCACATACCCGTGCAGATCCAGCGGGTGAACGGGCATGTGTACGCGGTGCCGCTGGACGCCCAGCGGCTCATCGGGTCCGGGCGTGTCGACCAGCGCCTGTTCGACCTCACCACCCTCAGCAAGCCGGAGTACCGGGAGCGGATGAGCTCCGGGCTCCGGCTTGTCGTCATGTACAGGGGCGAGCGTCCGGCCGCGCGGGCGGCACTGCGGGAGGCCGGGAACGCCGAGGTGCGGCGCACCTTCCCGCGGCTGAACGCGGACGCGGTCAGCACGACGCACCAGGACGCCGGCGCCGTGTGGGACGCGCTGACCAGCGAGGCGAAGGGCGCGCCGTTCCGCAACGCGGCCTCCGGCGTCGCGGCGGTGTGGCTGGACGGCATCCGCAAGGCCAACCTCGACAAGAGCGTGCCGCAGATCGGCGCTCCGGAGGCGTGGAAGGCCGGGTTCGACGGCAAGGGCACCAAGATCGCCGTGCTGGACACCGGGGTCGACCAGACCCATCCGGACCTGGCCGGCCAGGAGATCGCGGAGAAGAACTTCTCCCAGGCCGCCGACGCCAAGGACCGGGTCGGGCACGGCACCCACGTGGCCTCGATCGCGGCGGGCACCGGCGCCAAGTCCAAGGGCAAGTACAAGGGCGTGGCCCCCGGGGCCAAGATCCTCGACGGCAAGGTGCTGGACGACGGCGGCTCCGGCGGCGACTCCGAGATCCTGGCGGGCATGGAGTGGGCGGCGGCCGAGAAGGCGGACGTCGTCAACCTCAGCCTCGGCGGGCCCGACTCGCCCGGCGATGACCCGCTGGAGGCGGCGGTCAACAAGCTGTCGGCGTCGACCGGCACGCTGTTCGTGATCTCCGCCGGCAACGAGGGCCCGGGCGCCGGCAGCGTCGGCTCCCCGGGGAGCGCGGACGCCGCGCTCACCGTCGGCGCCGTCGACAAGAAGGACAAGCTCGCCGACTTCTCCAGCATCGGCCCGCGCGTCGGCGACGGCGCGCTCAAGCCCGATGTGACCGCCCCGGGCGTGGACATCGGCGCGGCCGCCGCGCCCGGCAGTCTCATCGCCGAGGAGGGCGACCCGGTCGCGCCGGGCTACGTCTCCATCTCCGGCACCTCCATGGCCGCCCCGCACGCGGCGGGCGGCGCCGCGATCCTGGCCCAGCAGCACCCGGACTGGACCGGCGCGCAGATCAAGGCCGCGCTGGCCGGCTCGACCGTGCCGGGCAAGGGCTACACCGCCTTCCAGGAGGGCTCCGGCCGGATCGACCTGCGCAAGGCGACCAAGCAGAGCGTCATCGCCAAGGAGGTCTCGCTCTCCTTCGGCAAGCAGCTGTGGCCGCACACCGACGACAAGCCGGTCACCAAGCAGCTCACCTACCGCAACCTGGGCGGCACGCCCGTCACCCTGGACCTGGCGGTGACCGCGGCGGCGCCGAACGGCAAGCCCGCGCCGGACGGGTTCTTCAGCCTCGACAAGAAGCAGCTCACCATCGCCCCGGGCGCTGAGGCGAGCGTGGCGGTCACCTCCGACACCCGTCTCGGCGGCACCGTCGACGGCGCGTACAGCGCGGTGGTCACCGCCACCGGCGGCGGCCAGTCCGTGCGCACCGCGGCCGCGGTGGAGCGCGAGGTCGAGTCGTACGACGTGACCCTCAAGCACCTGGGCCGCGACGGCAAGCCCGCCAAGGTCTTCGGCAGCTACCTGGACGGTGTCGGCGGCCTGGGCACCGAGGTCTTCCAGTACGTCGACGACACCACGACGCCGCGTGACGGCAAGCTGCGCCTGCCCAAGGGCCGCTACGTGCTGAGCGGCTCGATCCACGACAGGGCCGCGGACGGCGCGGACTGGATCAACCAGCCGCGACTCGACGTCACCAAGAACGTCACGGTGACGCTCGACGCCCGTAAGGCCAAGCCGATCAAGATCACCCCGCCGGACAAGAAGGCCACGTCCGAGTTCGCCTCCATCAACATGACCGTCTCCGGGAAGGGCTTCTCCACCGGGTTCGGTTGGTGGCTGAACGACTACAAGGGCTTCCGCACCGCGCACCAGGGCCCGGCCCTCGGCCGCGACGAGCTGAGCCAGCACATCGGCCAGACCCTGCGCCGGGGCGCCACGGAGTACCACCTGGCGTTCGGCGGACCCACCACCAAGGTGGCCACCGGCTTCGTCCGCAAGGTGAAGGCCGGCGACCTGGCCAAGGTGACCGCGAAGCTCGGCGCCTCGGTGAGCGGTCGTTGGGGCTACCTGACGCCGTTCCCGCACCTGGGCGGAGAGGGTGGCGGCTCGGCCGTCGCCTTCGAGCGCAAGCTGCCCAGCACCGCCACCCTGTACCTGACCGCCACGGGCGGCGTGAAGTGGGCCTTCAACTTCGAGCAGATCGCCAGGTCCGACGACGAGACGCGGTTCGAGACCTCGTACGGCACCGAGCCCCTCGCCTTCAAGGCGGGCCGGGCGTACACCAAGAACTTCAACGTCGGTGTCTTCGGCCCCGCGCTCGGCAAGGAGTTCGGCGTCTTCCGCAAGGGCGACACCCTGACCCCCATGATCCCGCTCTTCGCGGACGGGCAGGGCAACCCGGGCGGTTCGCTGTTCGACATCGCCAGGACCACCCTCCGCCGCGACGGCAAGGTGATCGGCACCAACGGCGACCCGCTGACCGGTGAGAAGACCTTCACCGTGCCCTCCGGGCAGGGGTCGTACAAGCTGAGCACCTCGGTGCACCGCAGCAAGGTCGCCAAGGTCTCCACGAAGATCACCGCCGACTGGACCTTCTCCTCCCAGAAGGTCTCCGCCAAGACCCGGCTCCCGATCTCGGTGGTGCGCTTCACCCCGGCTCTGGCGGTCGACTCCACCGCCAAGGCGGGCGCCACGGTCAAGGTCCCTGTCGCCGTCCACGGCGCGGCCGCGGGCAAGAACCTCAAGTCGCTGACCGTCTACGTCTCCTACGACGACGGCAAGAGCTGGAAGAAGCTGGCCGTCAACGGCGGCAAGGTGACGGTGAAGAACCCGAAGGCCGGTAAGTCGGTCTCCTTCAAGGCCGTGGCCGCCGACAAGAAGGGCAACACCGTGACGCAGGCGATCCACCGGGCCTACCTGACCAAGTAG
- a CDS encoding HNH endonuclease family protein, giving the protein MAAVLVVLLAAGGCSERGGDGGGGGRGSGASGPALEAVASLTVKGRAPRAGYEREAFGSSWSDTDHNGCGTRDDILRRDLAEVTFRDGHCEVASGTLDDDPYTGRTVRFVRGRSKVDIDHVVALSDAWQKGARTWDRDRRVAFANDPLNLIAVDASANRRKGDGDTATWLPPHRAYRCDYVARQVAVKRKYGVWVTRAEKGAMVRVLRGCPKTRLPRR; this is encoded by the coding sequence GTGGCCGCCGTACTCGTCGTGCTGCTCGCCGCGGGCGGCTGCTCCGAGCGCGGTGGGGACGGGGGCGGCGGGGGCCGGGGGAGCGGGGCGTCGGGCCCCGCCCTGGAGGCTGTGGCCTCGCTCACGGTCAAGGGTCGGGCGCCCAGGGCCGGTTACGAGCGTGAGGCGTTCGGCAGCTCCTGGAGTGACACCGACCACAACGGCTGCGGGACCCGCGACGACATCCTCCGACGGGACCTGGCGGAGGTGACCTTCCGCGACGGGCACTGCGAGGTCGCCTCGGGCACGCTCGACGACGACCCGTACACGGGGAGGACGGTGCGCTTCGTGCGCGGCCGCAGCAAGGTCGACATCGACCATGTGGTGGCGCTCTCCGACGCCTGGCAGAAGGGCGCGCGGACCTGGGACCGGGATCGTCGGGTGGCGTTCGCCAACGATCCGCTCAACCTGATCGCGGTCGACGCCTCGGCGAACCGGCGCAAGGGCGACGGCGACACGGCGACCTGGCTGCCGCCGCACCGCGCCTACCGCTGTGACTACGTGGCGCGGCAGGTGGCGGTGAAGCGGAAGTACGGGGTGTGGGTCACCCGCGCGGAGAAGGGCGCGATGGTCCGGGTGCTGCGCGGCTGCCCGAAGACGCGGCTGCCCCGGCGGTGA
- a CDS encoding serine/threonine-protein kinase, with product MNGRLVADRYELATLLGQGGMGQVWTAYDRRLDRRVAVKLLRTDLMAGAVGGGVDDPAEELRRRFVRECRVTAQVDHRGLVTVHDAGGDGADLYLVMSHVEGADLADHLAEHDPYPWRWAVCVAAQLCAVLSAVHAVPIVHRDLKPRNVMVRQDGTVTVLDLGVAAVLDSDTTRLTRTGSPIGSPAYMAPEQAMGGAVGPYTDLYALGVLLHELLVGQVPFAGSTALGVLHRHLYEPPVPVRQVRPEVPEALEALVLRLLAKDPRHRPADAQEVYQALAPLLPTPGGPWTAADGAPGQPGASGVAGPTGPMDPTRPFLRPHAPWPDRAATPPPTPAPAAPAPAPAGGGPDIAAAVDEVKRLLDHGRITQAVDILGGVLPAAAARHGEHSGVVRSLRKQYAATLMDDGQYRRALPELRRLADEYGAESGPVALRQSLQFRYEAAQCLEQLGDAASALVEYRTLLPYFEQYAAADPAQPLEIRRRIGHLLLSTGDRAAAHDTLARLLYDAERLHGPHHPFPEELRRTLQWLGQVHG from the coding sequence TTGAACGGACGTCTCGTAGCGGACCGCTATGAGCTGGCGACCCTGCTCGGCCAGGGCGGCATGGGGCAGGTGTGGACCGCCTACGACCGGCGGTTGGACCGTCGGGTGGCGGTGAAGCTGCTGCGCACCGACCTGATGGCCGGCGCCGTGGGGGGCGGGGTCGACGACCCCGCCGAGGAGCTGCGCCGCCGCTTCGTGCGCGAATGCCGGGTCACCGCCCAGGTCGACCACCGGGGCCTGGTGACGGTGCACGACGCGGGCGGCGACGGTGCCGACCTGTACCTGGTCATGAGCCATGTCGAGGGCGCGGACCTGGCGGACCACCTCGCCGAACACGACCCGTACCCGTGGCGGTGGGCGGTGTGCGTGGCCGCTCAGCTGTGCGCGGTGCTCTCCGCCGTGCACGCGGTGCCGATCGTGCACCGCGACCTCAAGCCGCGGAACGTGATGGTCCGGCAGGACGGCACGGTCACCGTGCTGGACCTCGGCGTCGCCGCCGTCCTGGACTCCGACACCACCCGCCTCACCCGCACCGGCTCGCCCATCGGCTCGCCCGCGTACATGGCGCCCGAGCAGGCGATGGGCGGCGCCGTCGGCCCGTACACCGACCTGTACGCGCTGGGCGTGCTGCTCCACGAACTCCTGGTCGGCCAGGTGCCCTTCGCCGGCTCCACCGCGCTGGGCGTGCTCCACCGCCATCTGTACGAGCCCCCGGTGCCGGTCCGGCAGGTCCGCCCCGAGGTGCCCGAGGCCCTTGAGGCGCTGGTGCTGCGCCTGCTGGCCAAGGATCCGCGGCACCGGCCCGCCGACGCGCAGGAGGTCTACCAGGCACTGGCCCCCCTGCTGCCGACCCCGGGCGGGCCGTGGACGGCCGCCGACGGCGCCCCGGGGCAGCCGGGGGCGTCGGGAGTCGCGGGGCCCACGGGCCCGATGGACCCCACCCGTCCGTTCCTCCGCCCGCACGCGCCCTGGCCCGACCGCGCGGCCACACCGCCGCCCACGCCGGCCCCCGCCGCACCCGCACCCGCCCCGGCCGGCGGCGGGCCGGACATCGCCGCGGCCGTCGACGAGGTGAAGCGGCTGCTGGACCACGGCCGGATCACCCAGGCCGTGGACATCCTCGGCGGCGTCCTCCCGGCCGCCGCCGCCCGCCACGGCGAACACTCCGGCGTCGTCCGCAGCCTGCGCAAGCAGTACGCGGCCACGCTCATGGACGACGGGCAGTACCGCCGCGCCCTGCCCGAACTGCGGCGGCTCGCCGACGAGTACGGGGCGGAGTCGGGGCCGGTGGCGCTGCGCCAGTCGCTCCAGTTCCGTTACGAGGCAGCCCAGTGCCTGGAGCAGCTCGGGGACGCCGCCTCCGCGCTGGTGGAGTACCGCACCCTGCTCCCGTACTTCGAGCAGTACGCCGCCGCCGACCCCGCCCAGCCCTTGGAGATCCGCCGTCGCATCGGCCATCTGCTGCTCTCCACCGGCGACCGGGCCGCGGCCCACGACACGCTCGCCCGGTTGCTGTACGACGCCGAGCGGCTGCACGGCCCGCACCACCCGTTCCCCGAGGAGCTCCGCCGCACCCTCCAGTGGCTGGGCCAGGTGCACGGCTGA
- a CDS encoding Ig-like domain-containing protein yields the protein MEMRVMTDGKRRKGMVAVAAVLGGVLTLAACGGDDDGDKGKDGHGKSQSQVDEAAAKNASDARITITPKTGTPNAGINKDAKVTVSDGKLTSVTMTDAAGTPVKGTIAADGASWKPDAQLERATQYKIVAEAKDADGRKATGNSSFTTVAPTNSFIGTFTPEDGTTVGVGMPVSIRFDKAVTNKKDVQSHITVTSSSGQKVVGHWFDGQRLDFRPQEYWKAGSTVTMKLKLDGVEASNGVTGVQDKTVTFKIGHSQVSTVDAKAHTMTVVRDGKTLKTIPISAGSAENPTYNGQMVISEKFKETRMNGDTVGFKGEYDIDDVPHAMRLSTSGTFIHGNYWGSDSIFGSVNTSHGCVGLNDVKGAGDPNQDGAWFFENSQVGDIVEVKNSPDDTIKPDNGLNGWNMDWSEWVAGSATGA from the coding sequence ATGGAGATGCGTGTGATGACGGACGGCAAGCGTCGTAAGGGCATGGTCGCCGTGGCCGCCGTGCTCGGCGGCGTCCTGACCCTGGCCGCGTGCGGCGGGGACGACGACGGCGACAAGGGCAAGGACGGCCACGGCAAGTCGCAGTCCCAGGTGGACGAGGCGGCGGCCAAGAACGCCTCGGACGCCCGAATAACGATCACGCCCAAGACCGGCACGCCCAACGCCGGCATCAACAAGGACGCCAAGGTCACCGTCAGCGACGGCAAGCTGACCAGCGTCACGATGACCGACGCGGCCGGCACCCCGGTCAAGGGCACCATCGCCGCCGACGGCGCCAGCTGGAAGCCGGACGCCCAGCTGGAGCGGGCCACCCAGTACAAGATCGTCGCTGAGGCGAAGGACGCCGATGGCCGCAAGGCCACCGGGAACTCGTCCTTCACCACCGTCGCCCCGACCAACAGCTTCATCGGCACCTTCACGCCGGAGGACGGCACCACGGTCGGCGTGGGCATGCCGGTGTCGATCAGGTTCGACAAGGCGGTGACCAACAAGAAGGACGTGCAGTCGCACATCACCGTCACCTCCTCCAGCGGCCAGAAGGTCGTCGGCCACTGGTTCGACGGCCAGCGCCTGGACTTCCGCCCGCAGGAGTACTGGAAGGCCGGCTCCACGGTCACCATGAAGCTGAAGCTGGACGGCGTCGAGGCGTCGAACGGCGTCACCGGTGTCCAGGACAAGACCGTGACCTTCAAGATCGGTCACTCGCAGGTCAGCACGGTCGACGCCAAGGCGCACACGATGACGGTCGTGCGCGACGGCAAGACCCTGAAGACCATCCCGATCTCCGCGGGCAGCGCGGAGAACCCGACCTACAACGGTCAGATGGTGATCTCCGAGAAGTTCAAGGAGACCCGGATGAACGGCGACACGGTCGGCTTCAAGGGTGAGTACGACATCGACGACGTGCCGCACGCGATGCGACTGTCCACCTCGGGCACCTTCATCCACGGCAACTACTGGGGTTCCGACTCGATCTTCGGCTCGGTCAACACCAGCCACGGCTGCGTCGGCCTGAACGACGTCAAGGGCGCGGGCGACCCGAACCAGGACGGCGCATGGTTCTTCGAGAACTCGCAGGTCGGTGACATCGTCGAGGTCAAGAACTCCCCGGACGACACCATCAAGCCGGACAACGGCCTGAACGGCTGGAACATGGACTGGAGCGAGTGGGTCGCGGGTAGCGCGACCGGCGCCTGA
- a CDS encoding DUF2079 domain-containing protein, which translates to MDTAAAVPPGTTGDTADQTAAAAEPSPLRSRAAALRNPRLDPYWLAGALFVAYTTLSVCRYRRMATMSWDLGIFEQAIRAYAHLQAPVADLKGPGAHILGDHFSPVTALVAPFYRVFPTPVTLLVVQAALFALSAVPVARLAAHLLGRGRGLLIGVAYGLSWGIQRAVDFDFHEIAFAMPLLAFALEAIVRERWYRAMLWTAPLVFVKEDLGATVAAIGAVILFRSWGRRDARLSALAIGLAAFGVIASALALGVVIPEFNGSGDYAYWKKMEGGEATATIPLDTALRTLAWVLLPTAGLLALRSPLLLAAVPTLGWRFVSHDDHYWGTDWHYNAVLMPVVFLALVDAIHRTRRSRRPWLAAYARQLPVAVAAAGVALTSSLPLYGLTEPDTYRKPAAVADAERVLGEIPDDATVEANVGPISRLTDRCRVFWVGDTRGIAPDYIAMKEDEPRTPQHMTDYARQLHPDEEYRLVGASGGVYVLKRVGGDRA; encoded by the coding sequence ATGGACACGGCCGCCGCAGTCCCGCCCGGCACCACAGGCGACACCGCGGACCAGACGGCCGCCGCCGCGGAACCCTCACCCCTCCGTTCCCGGGCCGCCGCGTTGCGCAACCCGCGGCTGGACCCGTACTGGCTGGCGGGCGCGCTGTTCGTCGCGTACACGACGCTGTCGGTGTGCCGCTACCGCCGCATGGCGACCATGTCCTGGGACCTGGGCATCTTCGAACAGGCCATAAGGGCCTACGCCCACCTCCAGGCGCCCGTCGCCGACCTCAAGGGCCCCGGCGCCCACATCCTCGGCGACCACTTCAGCCCGGTCACCGCGCTGGTGGCGCCCTTCTACCGGGTCTTCCCCACCCCGGTCACCCTGCTCGTCGTCCAGGCCGCCCTGTTCGCGCTCTCCGCGGTGCCGGTCGCGCGGCTCGCCGCCCATCTGCTGGGTCGCGGCCGCGGGCTGTTGATAGGCGTCGCCTACGGCCTGTCCTGGGGCATACAGCGCGCGGTGGACTTCGACTTCCACGAGATCGCCTTCGCGATGCCGCTGCTGGCGTTCGCGCTGGAGGCGATCGTCCGGGAGCGCTGGTACCGGGCGATGCTGTGGACGGCGCCCCTGGTCTTCGTCAAGGAGGACCTCGGCGCCACGGTCGCGGCCATCGGCGCCGTCATCCTCTTCCGCAGCTGGGGACGGCGCGACGCGCGGCTGTCCGCGCTGGCCATCGGGCTGGCGGCGTTCGGCGTGATCGCCTCGGCGCTGGCGCTGGGCGTGGTGATACCGGAGTTCAACGGCTCCGGGGACTACGCCTACTGGAAGAAGATGGAGGGCGGCGAGGCGACCGCCACCATCCCGCTGGACACCGCGCTGCGCACCCTGGCCTGGGTGCTGCTGCCCACCGCCGGCCTGCTGGCGCTGCGTTCGCCGCTGCTGCTGGCCGCCGTGCCCACCCTCGGCTGGCGCTTCGTCTCCCACGACGACCACTACTGGGGCACCGACTGGCACTACAACGCCGTCCTGATGCCCGTCGTCTTCCTGGCCCTGGTCGACGCCATACACCGCACCCGCCGCAGCCGGCGCCCCTGGCTCGCCGCCTACGCCCGCCAGCTCCCGGTCGCCGTCGCCGCGGCCGGCGTGGCCCTCACCAGTTCGCTGCCGTTGTACGGCCTCACCGAGCCGGACACCTACCGCAAGCCCGCGGCCGTCGCCGACGCCGAGCGGGTGCTGGGCGAGATACCCGACGACGCCACGGTCGAGGCCAACGTCGGCCCCATCAGCCGGCTCACCGACCGCTGCCGGGTCTTCTGGGTCGGGGACACCCGGGGCATAGCGCCCGACTACATAGCGATGAAAGAGGACGAGCCGCGCACCCCGCAGCACATGACGGACTACGCGCGGCAGCTCCACCCCGACGAGGAGTACCGCCTCGTCGGCGCCTCGGGCGGCGTCTACGTCCTCAAGCGGGTGGGCGGCGACCGGGCCTGA